The following are from one region of the Rhinoraja longicauda isolate Sanriku21f chromosome 11, sRhiLon1.1, whole genome shotgun sequence genome:
- the LOC144597967 gene encoding WD repeat-containing protein 47-like — MTAEETINVKEAEIIKLILDFLNSRKLHISMLSLEKESGVINGLYSDDMLFLRQLVLDGHWDEVLQFIQPLECMEKFDGKRFRYIILKQKFLEALCVNNAVSADDEPQHLEYTMQEAVKCLHALEEHCASKDDYSKLCLLLTLPRLTNHAEFKDWNPSTARVQCFDEACIMVAEFIPADRKLSEAGFKASNNRLFQLIIKGLLYESCVEFCQSRATGEEISESEVLVGIDLLCGNGCDDLDLSLLSWLQNLSPSTFSCAFEQKVLNIHTDKLVKPTRSSYTDILTPLMNKLSPYPSSPMRRPQSADAYMSRSLNPALDGLSYGLTSQEKRNAELVNRSSPMSHSFANFHYPGTQNLSRSLLLENTDCHSIYEESPERTESPVPIVQHSAGTDEASIQDEASPCNSMEAALNSTTPKVEKNELRESADQFQEYYRQRMRYQQHLEQKEQQKQLYQQMLLEGGVNEEGGAAQQQNLTEQFLSRSMQKLEELNVGMENGSTEAQSPDQQCNGNQTTVQNDSPTPDFITPLEVQQQNSELTDGTSTPTKSNTGNAFPYSEASSFFSMHKGDCTGSTALAISPPRAENLSGNGTKNEEEDRSKKQFIAINTLEDTQAIRAVAFHPSGTLYAVGSNTKTLRVCAYPDVIDPSAYSSPEQPVVKFKRNKHHKGSIYCVAWSKCGQLLATGSNDKYVKVLPFSAETCNATGPDLEFSMHDGTIRDLAFMEGPESGGAILISAGAGDCNIYTTDCQRGQGLHALSGHTGHILALYTWGGWMIASGSQDKTVRFWDLRVPSCVRVVGTAFHGSGSAVASVAVDPSGRLLATGQEDSSCMLYDIRGGRMVQIYQPHSSDVRSVRFSPGAYYLLTGSYDTTVKVTDLRGDLIKPLPTTVISEHKDKVIQCRWHPEDLSFLSSSADRTVTLWTYNSS, encoded by the exons ATGACAGCGGAAGAGACTATAAATGTTAAAGAGGCGGAAATAATCAAGCTAATCCTGGATTTTCTTAATTCAAGGAAACTCCACATTAGCATGCTATCTCTTGAGAAAGAGAGTGGTGTCATAAATGGACTGTATTCGGATGACATGCTTTTTCTCAG GCAACTAGTGCTTGATGGCCATTGGGATGAAGTGCTTCAGTTCATTCAGCCACTTGAGTGCATGGAAAAATTTGATGGAAAGAG GTTCCGGTACATTATATTGAAACAGaagtttttggaggccttgtgtGTCAACAATGCAGTGTCAGCAGATGATGAACCTCAACAT TTGGAGTATACAATGCAAGAGGCTGTGAAGTGTCTCCATGCATTAGAGGAACATTGTGCCTCCAAGGACGACTACAGCAAACTCTGCCTACTGCTTACCCTTCCTCGGTTAACAAACCATGCAGAGTTTAAGGATTGGAACCCCAGCACTGCTCGTGTCCAGTGCTTTGATGAAGCTTGTATTATGGTGGCAGAGTTCATCCCTGCTGACAGGAAGCTGAGTGAAGCTGGGTTCAAAGCCAGCAATAACAGACTATTTCAACTTATCATTAAAGGTCTACTATATGAGTCATGTGTTGAATTCTGTCAGAGTAGAGCCACTGGTGAAGAAATCAGCGAGAGTGAAGTACTGGTTGGAATTGACTTACTCTGTGGAAATGGATGTGATGATCTTGATTTGAGTCTTCTGTCGTGGCTGCAGAATTTGTCACCCAGTACTTTTTCCTGTGCCTTTGAGCAAAAGGTTTTGAATATCCACACAGACAAACTTGTGAAACCCACAAGGTCTTCATACACTGATATTTTAACGCCCCTAATGAATAAATTGTCCCCTTATCCATCATCTCCAATGAGGCGCCCACAGTCTGCCGATGCATACATGTCACGTTCCTTGAATCCTGCATTGGATGGCCTGTCCTATGGATTGACGAGTCAGGAGAAGCGCAATGCTGAATTAGTAAATAGAAGTTCTCCAATGTCTCATTCCTTTGCTAACTTTCACTATCCTGGCACGCAAAATCTTTCCAGAAGTCTCTTGCTGGAAAACACGGACTGTCACAGTATATATGAGGAATCACCAGAAAG GACAGAATCCCCAGTGCCAATAGTTCAGCATTCTGCTGGTACTGATGAAGCTTCAATACAGGATGAAGCATCCCCATGTAATTCAATGGAAGCAGCGTTAAATTCAACTACCCCAAAAGTGGAGAAGAATGAG CTGAGGGAATCTGCAGATCAATTTCAGGAATACTATCGACAGCGGATGCGCTACCAACAGCACCTGGAGCAAAAGGAGCAACAAAAGCAACTGTACCAGCAGATGTTATTGGAAGGGGGAGTCAATGAGGAAGGTGGAGCAGCTCAGCAACAGAACCTCACAGAGCAGTTCCTCAGCAG ATCGATGCAAAAATTGGAAGAATTAAATGTAGGAATGGAGAATGGTAGCACTGAGGCACAGTCTCCTGATCAACAGTGCAATGGAAACCAGACAACTGTACAAAATGATTCTCCAACGCCCGATTTTATAACGCCTCTTGAAGTTCAACAGCAAAATTCAGAATTAACAGATGGCACAAGTACTCCAACGAAATCCAACACTGGAAATGCGTTTCCATATTCTGAAGCATCTTCATTCTTTTCTATGCACAA ggGAGATTGTACTGGTTCAACAGCTCTTGCAATAAGCCCACCAAGAGCAGAAAACTTGAGTGGAAATGGCACAAAGAATGAAGAG GAAGATAGATCCAAAAAGCAATTTATTGCCATTAATACTCTTGAAGATACTCAAGCCATAAGAGCTGTAGcattccatccaagtggaacactCTATGCAGTTGGTTCCAATACCAAAACCTTGCGAGTTTGTGCATACCCTGATGTTATTGACCCAAG TGCATACAGTTCACCAGAGCAACCTGTAGTTAAGTTTAAAAGGAACAAGCACCACAAAGGATCGATTTATTGTGTGGCTTGGAGTAAGTGTGGACAACTGTTAGCAACTGGATCAAATGACAAATATGTAAAAGTGCTGCCATTTAGTGCAGAGACCTGCAATGCTACAG GTCCCGACTTGGAGTTCAGCATGCATGATGGTACAATCCGTGATCTTGCTTTTATGGAGGGCCCAGAAAGTGGAGGGGCAATCTTAATCAGTGCCGGTGCTGGAGATTGTAATATTTACACGACAGATTGTCAGAGGGGCCAGGGATTGCACGCACTCAGTGGACACACTG GTCATATTCTTGCACTTTATACTTGGGGAGGATGGATGATTGCTTCTGGCTCACAAGACAAGACTGTAAGATTCTGGGATTTGAGAGTGCCGAGTTGTGTTCGTGTTGTTGGGACAGCATTTCATGGATCAG GCAGTGCTGTTGCTTCTGTAGCTGTAGACCCAAGTGGACGACTTCTAGCTACAGGCCAGGAGGATTCCAGCTGCATGCTGTACGATATTCGAGGAGGGAGAATGGTACAAATTTACCAGCCGCATAGCAGTGATGTACGTTCAGTGAGGTTCTCTCCAGGAGCTTACTACCTACTTACTGGATCTTATGACACCACTGTTAAAGTCACAGATTTGCGAG GAGATCTAATAAAGCCACTTCCTACAACAGTAATATCTGAGCATAAGGACAAAGTAATCCAGTGCAGATGGCACCCCGAAGATCTGTCTTTCTTATCTTCATCTGCTGACAGGACGGTAACCCTCTGGACTTACAATAGTAGTTGA